One Dermochelys coriacea isolate rDerCor1 chromosome 21, rDerCor1.pri.v4, whole genome shotgun sequence genomic window carries:
- the LOC122457142 gene encoding uncharacterized protein LOC122457142 isoform X2 — translation MDGTQLVCVKLLLICHIVVKCSVQAANQPPPVNEDMQTEAASNESGNTTISRSIVMSTISDKEAVNTTTVQNISASWNTITVPAKITSSLALTTLSHFARRTLHLPNTDTSSPSDITIRFNTVVTSPTVSTFNQATDTDSNPRMSSGTLKPTAQSSTATQLNTSKALDSVPITQASADIYTTPDDTLMISGGLYDAPRVYNPNMTVLDDDELQAENLPFGSRPGKFRLEILSGENEKGLSPTFDRFQPPPQHS, via the exons ATGGATGGAACACAACTTGTGTGTGTCAAGCTCCTTTTGATTTGTCATATCGTAGTGAAGTGTTCTGTTCAGGCTGCAAATCAACCTCCCCCCGTGAATGAAGACATGCAAACAGAAGCAGCATCCAATGAATCTGGAAATACAACCATATCTAGAAGCATTGTAATGTCCACCATTTCAGATAAAGAAGCAGTTAATACAACCACAGTGCAGAATATAAGTGCCAGTTGGAATACAATTACCGTGCCAGCAAAGATAACTAGTTCATTGGCTTTAACAACTTTGTCACATTTTGCACGAAGAACTCTACATCTCCCCAACACAGACACTAGCAGCCCTTCAGATATTACTATTAGATTCAACACTGTTGTGACATCACCTACAGTTTCAACCTTTAATCAAGCAACTGATACAGATTCTAATCCCAGAATGTCCTCAGGTACATTGAAACCAACAGCTCAGTCTTCTACAGCCACACAACTAAATACTAGCAAAGCTTTGGATTCAGTTCCTATAACACAGGCTTCAG CTGACATATACACTACTCCAGATGACACACTGATGATATCAGGAGGACTATATGATGCACCAAGGGTTTATAACCCCAATATGACTGTATTGGACGATGATGAGCTTCAAGCTGAAAACTTACCATTTGGCTCCAGACCTGggaagttcagactggaaattttATCTGGTGAAAATGAAAAAGGACTTTCCCCAACCTTTGACAGATTTCAGCCACCACCACAACACTCATAA
- the LOC122457142 gene encoding uncharacterized protein LOC122457142 isoform X1: MDGTQLVCVKLLLICHIVVKCSVQAANQPPPVNEDMQTEAASNESGNTTISRSIVMSTISDKEAVNTTTVQNISASWNTITVPAKITSSLALTTLSHFARRTLHLPNTDTSSPSDITIRFNTVVTSPTVSTFNQATDTDSNPRMSSGTLKPTAQSSTATQLNTSKALDSVPITQASGGIHLRNSEAILIIIFSSILTFAVLAIVICSLDKYRKRRAQYSHHPLYDTSSETADIYTTPDDTLMISGGLYDAPRVYNPNMTVLDDDELQAENLPFGSRPGKFRLEILSGENEKGLSPTFDRFQPPPQHS, encoded by the exons ATGGATGGAACACAACTTGTGTGTGTCAAGCTCCTTTTGATTTGTCATATCGTAGTGAAGTGTTCTGTTCAGGCTGCAAATCAACCTCCCCCCGTGAATGAAGACATGCAAACAGAAGCAGCATCCAATGAATCTGGAAATACAACCATATCTAGAAGCATTGTAATGTCCACCATTTCAGATAAAGAAGCAGTTAATACAACCACAGTGCAGAATATAAGTGCCAGTTGGAATACAATTACCGTGCCAGCAAAGATAACTAGTTCATTGGCTTTAACAACTTTGTCACATTTTGCACGAAGAACTCTACATCTCCCCAACACAGACACTAGCAGCCCTTCAGATATTACTATTAGATTCAACACTGTTGTGACATCACCTACAGTTTCAACCTTTAATCAAGCAACTGATACAGATTCTAATCCCAGAATGTCCTCAGGTACATTGAAACCAACAGCTCAGTCTTCTACAGCCACACAACTAAATACTAGCAAAGCTTTGGATTCAGTTCCTATAACACAGGCTTCAG GAGGAATTCATCTAAGGAATTCAGAGGCCATTCTGATCATTATTTTCAGCAGCATCCTCACATTTGCTGTTCTAGCAATTGTCATATGCAGTCTTGATAAGTACAGGAAGAGAAGAGCTCAGTATTCCCATCACCCACTGTATGACACCTCTTCTGAAACAG CTGACATATACACTACTCCAGATGACACACTGATGATATCAGGAGGACTATATGATGCACCAAGGGTTTATAACCCCAATATGACTGTATTGGACGATGATGAGCTTCAAGCTGAAAACTTACCATTTGGCTCCAGACCTGggaagttcagactggaaattttATCTGGTGAAAATGAAAAAGGACTTTCCCCAACCTTTGACAGATTTCAGCCACCACCACAACACTCATAA